A genomic region of Drosophila kikkawai strain 14028-0561.14 chromosome X, DkikHiC1v2, whole genome shotgun sequence contains the following coding sequences:
- the LOC108083796 gene encoding CTD nuclear envelope phosphatase 1 homolog, with protein MDSTAASGLRPVSNLRTRVGPTTILFTGRLSNWFRRLIAHLVTWIYDYFCPGPRWYRDVPLSPISNGRLKAVGRKTLVLDLDETLIHSGAVSQAVPDFIVNVNIGGGTAKTIPIRVFKRPHVDFFLGLVSKWYDLVIYTASLEHYADQVVDHLDGGRGMLSHRLYRQHCCPDRHLSKDLKRIGKDMGSIFILDNQPKAYVHFPENALPIKSFLYDPEDTELLKLLPFLDALRFTKDVRSVLGRRY; from the coding sequence ATGGATTCCACTGCAGCATCTGGGCTTCGTCCAGTCTCGAATCTGCGGACTCGAGTCGGTCCAACCACGATCCTTTTCACCGGCAGGCTGAGCAACTGGTTTCGCCGCCTGATTGCCCACCTGGTGACTTGGATCTACGATTACTTCTGCCCGGGGCCTAGGTGGTATCGCGATGTGCCCTTGTCGCCAATATCCAATGGCAGACTGAAGGCTGTGGGTCGAAAGACTCTGGTGCTGGACCTGGATGAGACTCTGATCCATTCCGGCGCAGTCAGTCAGGCGGTGCCGGATTTTATAGTCAACGTTAATATCGGCGGAGGCACCGCTAAGACGATACCCATTCGGGTCTTCAAGCGGCCACATGTCGACTTCTTTCTGGGGTTGGTGTCCAAGTGGTATGACCTGGTCATCTATACGGCCAGCTTGGAGCATTATGCCGACCAGGTGGTGGATCACCTGGACGGCGGACGCGGTATGCTGAGCCATAGACTCTATCGCCAGCATTGCTGCCCGGACAGGCATCTGAGCAAGGATCTCAAGCGGATTGGGAAGGACATGGGGAGCATCTTCATCTTAGATAACCAACCAAAGGCTTATGTCCATTTCCCCGAAAATGCCTTGCCCATTAAGAGCTTCCTGTACGATCCGGAGGACACAGAGTTGCTGAAGCTACTGCCATTCCTTGATGCTTTGCGTTTCACCAAGGATGTAAGATCAGTTTTGGGTCGGCGTTACTAG